One Roseomonas sp. OT10 DNA window includes the following coding sequences:
- the mobB gene encoding molybdopterin-guanine dinucleotide biosynthesis protein B — protein sequence MVLTRQAPPPRVLGLAGWSGAGKTTLLTRLIPCLRGRGFTVSTVKHAHHRFDLDQPGKDSHRHREAGAEQVLVASATRWALMTELRGAPEPDLAFLLARLSPADLVLVEGFKRDGHPKIEVHRAANGKPWLHPEDPAIVALAADAPPPSGAPPWVPLDAVERVADLVLEHARPWPN from the coding sequence ATGGTCCTGACGAGGCAAGCACCCCCTCCGCGCGTCCTCGGCCTGGCCGGCTGGAGCGGGGCGGGCAAGACGACGCTGCTGACGCGGCTGATCCCCTGCCTGCGCGGGCGGGGGTTCACGGTGTCCACCGTCAAGCACGCGCATCACCGGTTCGACCTGGACCAGCCCGGCAAGGACAGCCACCGCCACCGTGAGGCCGGGGCGGAGCAGGTGCTGGTCGCCTCCGCCACGCGCTGGGCGCTGATGACCGAGCTGCGCGGGGCGCCGGAGCCGGACCTCGCCTTCCTGCTCGCCCGCCTGTCGCCGGCCGACCTGGTGCTGGTGGAAGGGTTCAAGCGCGACGGCCATCCGAAGATCGAGGTCCACCGCGCCGCCAACGGCAAGCCCTGGCTGCACCCGGAGGACCCCGCCATCGTCGCCCTCGCCGCCGACGCGCCGCCCCCGTCCGGTGCCCCGCCCTGGGTGCCGCTGGACGCGGTGGAGCGGGTGGCCGACCTCGTGCTGGAGCATGCCCGGCCATGGCCCAACTGA
- a CDS encoding molybdopterin molybdotransferase MoeA, which produces MAQLRDDCFAGGEAVLGVEEAAARVAAGVLPLPGEERVALRAARGRVLARNLIAGQHLPPFFNSAVDGYAFAHADLRPDGAWLRLAGRAVAGQAAPALARGQALRVMTGAPMPVGADTVIMQEDAALDGGTLRLPPGLPRGANCRPAGEDVARGAIALPKGRRLGPAEIGLAAALGLAGLSVTPRPRVGVFSTGNELVSPGRTLGGARIFDSNRFALLALLDGLPVEAVDLGILRDRPGELAGAIAAAAASHDLLITSGGVSVGEEDHTRAAIEAAGSLAFWRLAIKPGKAAAMGVVGGTPVLGLPGNPVAAIVTFLHLARPLILRLAGAAPAPLPRFPAVADFAHRKKPGRREYLRVSLVPGGTVPLARKEARDGAGLLSSLTRADAFAELAEDRESVEPGEAVTVLPFAALL; this is translated from the coding sequence ATGGCCCAACTGAGGGACGACTGCTTCGCCGGGGGCGAGGCGGTCCTGGGGGTGGAGGAGGCCGCGGCCCGGGTCGCCGCCGGCGTCCTGCCGTTGCCGGGGGAGGAGCGGGTGGCGCTGCGCGCGGCGCGCGGCCGCGTGCTGGCGCGCAACCTCATCGCCGGGCAGCACCTGCCGCCCTTCTTCAACAGCGCCGTGGACGGCTATGCCTTCGCCCATGCCGACCTGCGCCCCGACGGCGCCTGGCTGCGCCTCGCCGGGCGGGCGGTGGCCGGGCAGGCCGCCCCCGCCCTGGCGCGGGGGCAGGCGCTGCGGGTGATGACCGGCGCCCCCATGCCGGTGGGGGCGGACACGGTGATAATGCAGGAGGATGCGGCGCTGGACGGCGGCACGCTGCGCCTGCCCCCCGGCCTGCCGCGCGGCGCCAATTGCCGCCCGGCCGGGGAGGACGTGGCGCGCGGGGCCATCGCCCTGCCGAAGGGGCGCCGCCTCGGCCCGGCGGAGATCGGGCTGGCCGCCGCGCTGGGCCTCGCCGGCCTGTCGGTGACGCCGCGCCCGCGGGTGGGCGTGTTCAGCACGGGCAACGAGTTGGTCTCGCCCGGGAGGACGCTGGGGGGCGCCCGCATCTTCGACAGCAACCGCTTCGCCCTGCTGGCCCTGCTGGACGGGCTGCCGGTGGAGGCGGTGGATCTCGGCATCCTGCGCGACCGGCCGGGGGAGCTGGCCGGCGCCATCGCCGCGGCGGCCGCCTCCCACGACCTGCTGATCACCTCGGGCGGGGTGAGCGTCGGCGAGGAGGACCACACCCGCGCCGCGATCGAGGCAGCGGGGTCGCTGGCCTTCTGGCGGCTGGCCATCAAGCCGGGCAAGGCGGCGGCGATGGGGGTGGTCGGCGGCACGCCCGTCCTCGGCCTGCCGGGCAACCCGGTGGCCGCCATCGTCACCTTCCTGCACCTGGCCCGGCCGCTGATCCTGCGGCTGGCGGGCGCCGCCCCCGCGCCGCTGCCGCGCTTCCCGGCCGTGGCGGATTTCGCCCACCGCAAGAAGCCCGGCCGGCGGGAATACCTGCGCGTCTCCCTGGTCCCCGGCGGGACGGTGCCGCTGGCCCGCAAGGAGGCGCGCGACGGGGCGGGGCTGCTCTCCTCCCTGACCCGCGCGGACGCCTTCGCCGAGCTGGCAGAGGACCGGGAGTCGGTGGAACCGGGCGAGGCCGTCACCGTCCTGCCCTTCGCCGCGCTGCTCTGA
- a CDS encoding amino acid ABC transporter permease, translated as MMTLEDFRAAFLDLGIVRQAMPILWMGLQQTLLLSLLVVPLGLLAGLALALLSRAESRWVRWPLAAWVDLFRALPPLVLLVLVYAGLPFAGLEVSAWAAVAIAFLLNTGAYFGEVLRAGLDSVPRGQSEAARALGLRPWQGMALVVLPQAARNVLPDLLGNVLEVVKLTSIASVVALPELLFQARQAQSVTYNASPIVAAAVAYFLLLWPLVRVLSRLENRRAGAR; from the coding sequence ATGATGACCCTCGAGGATTTCCGCGCCGCCTTCCTGGACCTCGGCATCGTCCGGCAGGCGATGCCCATCCTGTGGATGGGGCTGCAGCAGACCCTGCTGCTTTCGCTGCTGGTGGTGCCGCTCGGCCTCCTCGCCGGGCTGGCGCTGGCGCTGCTGTCGCGGGCGGAAAGCCGCTGGGTGCGCTGGCCGCTCGCCGCCTGGGTGGACCTGTTCCGCGCCCTGCCGCCGCTGGTGCTGCTGGTGCTGGTCTATGCCGGCCTGCCCTTCGCCGGGCTGGAGGTCAGCGCCTGGGCGGCCGTCGCCATCGCCTTCCTGCTCAACACCGGCGCCTATTTCGGCGAGGTGCTGCGCGCCGGCCTGGATTCCGTGCCCAGAGGCCAGTCCGAGGCCGCCCGCGCCCTCGGCCTGCGCCCCTGGCAGGGCATGGCCCTGGTCGTGCTGCCGCAGGCAGCGCGCAACGTGCTGCCCGACCTGCTGGGCAACGTGCTGGAGGTGGTGAAGCTCACCTCCATCGCCTCGGTGGTGGCGCTGCCGGAGCTGCTGTTCCAGGCCCGGCAGGCCCAGAGCGTGACCTACAACGCCTCGCCCATCGTGGCGGCCGCCGTCGCGTACTTCCTGCTGCTCTGGCCGCTGGTGCGCGTGCTGTCGCGGCTGGAGAACAGGCGCGCCGGAGCGCGCTGA
- a CDS encoding amino acid ABC transporter permease: protein MSGWENFAFTFLNGAVMATYLPAIAAGFVVTVELAALVVTCGLALGLALAVLRALLTDRRGGRWMALPILFLVDLFRAVPPLVLVVLFFFGLPAAGAELSGFAATWLALTLVLMAFAEEIFWAGITAVPRGQPEAAAALGLRPVPVLFLVVLPQAVRMVIPPLTNRTIAITKNTALGSVAGVSEILGASQSAVAFAANPSPLILGAAAYLLLFIPVVCLGRWIEARYAVRTR from the coding sequence TTGAGCGGCTGGGAGAACTTCGCCTTCACCTTCCTGAACGGGGCGGTGATGGCGACCTACCTGCCCGCCATCGCCGCCGGCTTCGTGGTGACGGTGGAGCTGGCGGCGCTGGTGGTGACGTGCGGCTTGGCGCTGGGCCTGGCGCTGGCGGTGCTGCGCGCCCTGCTGACGGACCGGCGCGGCGGGCGCTGGATGGCGCTGCCCATCCTCTTCCTCGTCGACCTGTTCCGCGCCGTGCCGCCGCTGGTGCTGGTGGTGCTGTTCTTCTTCGGCCTGCCGGCGGCGGGGGCGGAGCTGTCCGGCTTCGCCGCCACCTGGCTGGCGCTGACGCTGGTCCTGATGGCCTTCGCCGAGGAGATCTTCTGGGCGGGCATCACCGCTGTCCCGCGCGGCCAGCCGGAGGCAGCGGCGGCGCTCGGCCTGCGCCCCGTCCCGGTGCTGTTCCTCGTGGTGCTGCCGCAGGCGGTGCGGATGGTCATCCCGCCGCTGACCAACCGCACCATCGCCATCACCAAGAACACCGCCCTGGGCAGCGTCGCCGGCGTGTCGGAGATCCTTGGCGCCTCGCAATCCGCCGTGGCCTTCGCCGCCAACCCCTCGCCGCTGATCCTCGGCGCGGCGGCCTATCTGCTGCTGTTCATCCCGGTCGTCTGCCTCGGCCGCTGGATCGAGGCGCGCTACGCGGTGCGCACGCGGTGA
- a CDS encoding transporter substrate-binding domain-containing protein — MRPFLPLTLLLAGLSLGAGTATLAQGTGGAQPPLRTAVDGTFAPHAFPKLDGGVQGFNVDLFQEVARRMGRDVTIDSASFSGLVPALNAGRYDFLAAPVTVTKERAEALLFTEGYLYTAFQFGIRRGNAPITSLDDLRGKVIAVNKGSAYDAWAQANAQRLGFTYQTFDTNPDAVQAVVANRAYAVLAGNTVVRYAAQQVRLLVPDFTIRETRAHWAAPFRKDNVELRNAVERVLECMKKDGSLAALSEKWFGTKPAADDAENVAFPGYGVPDLPGYDPTPHEVTCG; from the coding sequence ATGCGTCCCTTCCTTCCCCTGACCCTGCTACTGGCCGGGCTGTCCCTCGGCGCCGGGACCGCGACCCTGGCGCAGGGCACGGGCGGCGCCCAGCCGCCGCTGCGCACCGCCGTCGACGGGACCTTCGCCCCGCATGCCTTCCCCAAGCTCGATGGCGGGGTGCAGGGCTTCAACGTGGACCTGTTCCAGGAGGTGGCGCGCCGCATGGGGCGCGACGTGACCATCGACAGCGCCTCCTTCTCCGGCCTGGTGCCGGCGCTGAACGCCGGCCGGTACGACTTCCTCGCCGCGCCGGTGACGGTGACGAAGGAGCGCGCGGAGGCGCTGCTCTTCACCGAAGGCTACCTCTACACCGCCTTCCAGTTCGGCATCCGCCGCGGCAACGCGCCCATCACCTCGCTCGACGACCTGCGCGGCAAGGTGATCGCGGTGAACAAGGGCAGCGCCTACGACGCCTGGGCGCAGGCGAACGCGCAGCGGCTGGGCTTCACCTACCAGACCTTCGACACCAACCCCGACGCGGTGCAGGCGGTGGTCGCCAACCGGGCCTATGCCGTGCTCGCCGGCAACACCGTGGTCCGCTACGCCGCGCAGCAGGTGCGGCTGCTGGTGCCGGACTTCACCATCCGCGAGACCCGCGCCCACTGGGCCGCGCCCTTCCGCAAGGACAACGTGGAGCTGCGCAACGCGGTGGAGCGGGTGCTGGAGTGCATGAAGAAGGACGGCAGCCTGGCCGCCCTGTCGGAGAAGTGGTTCGGCACCAAGCCCGCCGCCGACGATGCCGAGAACGTCGCCTTCCCCGGCTACGGCGTGCCCGACCTGCCGGGCTACGACCCGACGCCGCACGAGGTGACCTGCGGCTAG